The following proteins are co-located in the Blastopirellula marina genome:
- the rpoN gene encoding RNA polymerase factor sigma-54 yields the protein MRMSFGLEQKMVQKQVLAPRMIQSMEILQLPVLALQEKIEQEMNENPMLEVQEQEASDQDDNRHEEAESRAESEQEFVVEEGKDNADDFERLLEMDQQYPDTFDERPQRSSGQMEEDAERRMDALANVQSRPETLQDHLEHQLSELSIDPQLREWSERIISSLDSNGYLTTSLEDLLPADATDELKELAMEALHVVQSLEPAGVGARDLRECLLLQIDPSRMFYEELRMLIMNHLEDLRDNRLPQIQKATGFSIERIQAAWSELRRLDPKPGSIYNDAHVANVIPDLILDVDEEGNYVVQAEDRDIPQLRISNYYRERLSSPTATREEKEFIKRKLNAAQWLIDAIIQRQNTLSRVAQAIVDYQKDFIENGPEHITPLKMQQIADQVGVHVTTVSRAVDDKYIQTPRGIFPLKQFFAGGTVNEAGEEVTWDQIRLRLQEVIDNEDKAKPLSDDDLVKKLKDDGLNVARRTVTKYRKKMGIPSSRQRRDWSKR from the coding sequence ATGAGAATGTCCTTCGGTCTCGAACAGAAAATGGTCCAGAAGCAGGTTCTGGCCCCACGGATGATTCAATCCATGGAGATCCTGCAGCTGCCCGTTCTCGCCTTGCAAGAGAAGATCGAGCAAGAGATGAACGAAAACCCGATGCTCGAAGTGCAAGAGCAGGAAGCGAGCGACCAGGACGATAACCGCCACGAGGAAGCCGAATCGCGCGCCGAGTCGGAACAAGAGTTCGTCGTCGAAGAAGGTAAAGACAACGCCGACGATTTCGAACGCCTGCTGGAAATGGACCAGCAATACCCCGACACCTTCGACGAACGACCGCAACGTTCTTCCGGCCAGATGGAAGAAGACGCCGAGCGCCGCATGGACGCGTTGGCCAACGTCCAGTCGCGCCCCGAAACGCTGCAAGATCACCTCGAACATCAGCTCTCGGAACTGAGCATCGATCCGCAATTGCGCGAGTGGTCGGAACGCATCATTTCCTCGCTCGATTCCAACGGCTACCTCACGACCAGCCTGGAAGACCTGCTGCCGGCCGACGCCACGGACGAACTGAAAGAGCTGGCCATGGAAGCGCTGCACGTGGTGCAATCGCTTGAACCGGCCGGAGTCGGCGCGCGGGATTTGCGGGAATGCTTGCTGCTGCAAATCGATCCCTCGCGGATGTTCTACGAAGAACTTCGCATGCTAATCATGAACCACCTGGAAGACCTTCGCGATAACCGCTTGCCGCAGATTCAGAAGGCAACCGGCTTCTCGATCGAGCGAATCCAAGCCGCCTGGAGCGAACTCCGCCGTTTAGATCCCAAGCCAGGCTCGATCTACAACGACGCCCATGTTGCCAACGTGATTCCCGACTTGATTCTCGATGTCGATGAAGAAGGGAACTACGTCGTTCAGGCCGAAGACCGCGACATTCCCCAGCTGCGGATCAGCAACTACTACCGCGAACGCCTTTCCAGTCCGACCGCCACGCGGGAAGAGAAAGAGTTCATCAAGCGGAAGCTGAACGCCGCCCAGTGGTTGATCGACGCGATCATCCAGCGGCAAAACACCCTTAGCCGCGTCGCCCAGGCCATCGTTGATTACCAGAAGGACTTCATCGAGAACGGCCCCGAACACATCACGCCGCTGAAGATGCAGCAAATCGCCGATCAGGTCGGCGTTCACGTCACCACTGTCAGCCGCGCCGTCGACGATAAGTACATCCAAACGCCCCGCGGCATCTTCCCGCTGAAACAATTCTTCGCCGGTGGTACGGTCAACGAAGCAGGCGAAGAAGTCACCTGGGACCAAATCCGCCTCCGCCTGCAAGAAGTGATCGACAACGAAGACAAAGCCAAACCCCTGTCGGACGACGACCTGGTCAAAAAGCTAAAAGACGACGGCCTAAACGTAGCCCGCCGCACCGTGACCAAGTATCGAAAGAAGATGGGGATCCCAAGTAGCCGGCAGCGTCGGGATTGGTCTAAGCGGTAG
- a CDS encoding DsrE/DsrF/DrsH-like family protein encodes MIADTPTTESEAQVSTEEASITVPAAAWEDLQRRLASLENSQQANTADPNRLNLVVFESHRDRLLAAFVMATGAAAVGMEVTMFFTFWGTATLRKRAFIGGKKSLVERAFGWMLPAKNSTKLSRMDMCGMGRMLMDREMKKKNIADLDKLIETAADLGVKIQVCEMSMQLMGIKREELIDYPQLDYCGVACFAENAANANTTLFI; translated from the coding sequence GTGATTGCAGATACCCCAACAACGGAATCCGAAGCCCAAGTTTCGACTGAGGAAGCCTCGATTACGGTTCCTGCGGCGGCCTGGGAAGATCTTCAGAGGCGTTTGGCCTCGCTCGAAAATAGCCAACAGGCCAACACGGCCGACCCGAATCGCTTGAACCTGGTGGTGTTTGAATCGCACCGCGATCGTTTGCTGGCCGCTTTCGTGATGGCAACCGGAGCAGCAGCCGTGGGGATGGAAGTCACTATGTTCTTCACCTTTTGGGGAACAGCCACGCTACGCAAACGGGCATTCATCGGTGGAAAGAAGTCGCTCGTCGAACGTGCGTTCGGTTGGATGCTCCCGGCGAAGAATTCGACCAAGCTCTCGCGGATGGATATGTGCGGCATGGGACGCATGTTGATGGATCGCGAGATGAAAAAGAAGAACATCGCCGACCTCGATAAGTTGATCGAAACGGCCGCAGATCTCGGCGTCAAAATCCAGGTTTGCGAGATGTCGATGCAGCTGATGGGGATCAAGCGGGAAGAACTGATCGACTATCCGCAGCTCGATTACTGTGGTGTCGCTTGTTTCGCCGAGAACGCCGCGAACGCCAATACAACCTTGTTTATTTAA
- the dnaX gene encoding DNA polymerase III subunit gamma/tau: protein MAEQNTSPDYLVVARRYRPQSFEELVGQQRVATALGNAIARNRVGHAYLFTGARGVGKTSSARIFAKALNCVKGPTSTPCNECEICQSVTAGEDVDVLEIDGASNRGIEEIRQLRANINVRPSRARFKIYIIDEVHMFTKEAFNALLKTLEEPPDHAKFIFCTTDPERIPITVLSRCQRFDFGGILPDDIVGRLRHIVDTENVPAADEALKLIARRANGSMRDSQSLLEQILAFGDAEITVESVHRLLGTADNQQVVELAGQILASDTAAALQSVHNVFTEGVDPGQLLEQLLRLFRDLMVLGSGGSPDLLQSLSPGSVDEGTQLAQKAGVAKLLAAVQCLDDTLVRLHRSTYGQVLTEAAVVRLCQLEDLDSLGSLIATLKEGGLPAKSAPAPSSPPPQKKTAEPAVAAPAEPATIPIRPQPTRPAPPAPNPTPQPPPAEVSAPSSAPKLVLTEKNVKSVWNQITEELPGLVGDCARKSHSVAISGPKHLVVDFFTTYNSAVDALRRPKSQEDLEKAFLAVCGEAYQVEFRTVEDPNAGRDPSAHMSPQKAVQEGRVRARLLAEQETMVQRAMELFDAEVTGVREPDA, encoded by the coding sequence GTGGCAGAGCAAAATACGTCACCCGATTATCTCGTTGTCGCCCGACGCTATCGCCCCCAATCGTTCGAAGAACTCGTGGGCCAACAGCGCGTCGCCACGGCACTTGGCAATGCGATCGCTCGCAATCGTGTCGGCCACGCGTACCTATTTACCGGGGCTCGCGGAGTCGGGAAGACGTCATCAGCTCGTATTTTCGCCAAAGCCCTAAACTGCGTGAAAGGTCCGACCTCCACGCCCTGTAACGAGTGCGAAATCTGTCAGAGCGTGACCGCCGGCGAAGATGTCGACGTGCTCGAGATCGACGGTGCCTCGAATCGCGGTATTGAAGAAATCCGCCAGCTGCGCGCCAACATCAACGTCCGTCCTAGCCGGGCTCGCTTCAAGATCTACATCATCGACGAAGTCCATATGTTCACCAAGGAAGCGTTCAACGCGCTGCTGAAAACCTTGGAAGAACCGCCCGATCACGCCAAGTTTATCTTCTGCACGACCGACCCCGAGCGGATTCCGATCACCGTACTGTCCCGCTGCCAGCGGTTCGATTTCGGTGGAATCTTGCCCGATGATATCGTCGGACGCTTACGGCATATCGTCGATACCGAAAATGTCCCCGCTGCCGACGAAGCATTGAAGCTGATCGCACGCCGCGCCAACGGTTCGATGCGCGATAGCCAATCGCTGCTTGAACAGATCTTGGCTTTTGGCGATGCGGAGATCACCGTCGAATCGGTTCACCGGCTGCTGGGAACCGCAGACAATCAGCAGGTTGTCGAGTTGGCCGGGCAGATCCTGGCCTCGGACACGGCTGCCGCGCTCCAATCGGTTCATAACGTCTTTACCGAAGGGGTCGATCCCGGGCAGCTGCTCGAGCAATTGCTCCGACTTTTCCGCGATTTGATGGTCTTGGGAAGTGGTGGCTCGCCTGACTTGCTGCAATCGCTCTCCCCTGGTTCGGTCGACGAAGGGACACAACTGGCCCAGAAGGCGGGCGTCGCCAAGCTGTTGGCGGCCGTGCAGTGCCTGGACGACACTTTGGTGCGTTTACACCGCAGCACCTACGGTCAGGTTCTCACCGAAGCTGCGGTCGTTCGGCTCTGCCAGCTTGAGGATTTGGATAGCTTGGGCAGCTTGATTGCCACGCTGAAAGAGGGAGGCCTGCCGGCGAAGTCCGCTCCGGCCCCCAGCAGCCCACCTCCTCAAAAAAAAACGGCTGAGCCAGCCGTAGCAGCACCAGCAGAGCCAGCAACGATTCCCATTCGGCCGCAACCGACACGACCGGCTCCGCCTGCGCCAAATCCTACTCCCCAGCCACCTCCAGCGGAAGTTTCCGCCCCCTCTAGTGCCCCGAAACTGGTTTTAACCGAGAAGAATGTCAAATCGGTCTGGAATCAGATCACCGAAGAGTTGCCTGGTCTTGTCGGTGATTGCGCCAGGAAATCCCACTCTGTAGCAATTTCTGGGCCAAAACATCTAGTCGTTGATTTTTTCACGACGTATAATTCGGCTGTCGACGCTCTCCGACGGCCTAAGAGCCAGGAAGACCTCGAGAAGGCATTCCTTGCCGTCTGTGGCGAAGCGTATCAGGTCGAGTTCCGCACGGTCGAAGACCCCAATGCAGGACGAGACCCCAGCGCTCATATGTCGCCGCAGAAAGCAGTGCAGGAAGGTCGCGTCAGAGCTCGACTATTGGCCGAACAGGAAACCATGGTCCAACGGGCGATGGAACTGTTCGACGCGGAAGTGACCGGCGTTCGGGAACCCGACGCTTAA
- a CDS encoding PSD1 and planctomycete cytochrome C domain-containing protein — translation MTFPFDRRLPIFALIFGLFGVVAFTQATSAQDSQPKKVPIEKVDFVRDIQPILRDNCYECHAGSTEEGSLNLGIHARAMEGGDSGEVILPGKSQESLLLQLVSGAEEGRLMPPEGNSPLTKEQITLLRTWIDQGATWPADADVIDPKLDRAKKHWAFQRLKSVEPPPSLANDSWSKGPIDRFVFARLNEAGLHPSKPAAARTLVRRLYFDLIGLPPTPQQTAEFLTAYKADPDEAVAHLVDQLLASPRYGERWGRHWLDVARYADSDGQEADKDRPHAYVYRDFVIQAFNDNMPYDQFVRWQLAGDEFQPKSDAAVSATGFLTSGPAFKLPDTFLERERLLNRYNELDDVISTVGSGFLGITVACARCHDHKYDAFSAKEYYQLLGVFHSGDRVTDKLPSGKEGFFFQDFDAKRRTTWLFRRSDFYDREIELDIGFPAMLSVEEDAQDFWQTAQQAYREHFGEPKSTLQRRALAQWMTDTEHGGGALLARVMVNRVWHHHFGKGLVGTTSDFGVRGDAPTHPQLLEYLTSEFVATGWDIKSLHRQILTSAVWQQASQRGAADERGLEVDPANHLLWRMTPQRLEAEAMRDAMLAVSDTLNLEAGGPGFKPYIAPEANLARNIQGERYPKDAKDNAATRRRSVYMFHKRLIPYPMFQAFDRPDLMTSCAARQNTTVAPQAMVILNDGFVRAVAHDFASLLVQKEVGESSGNDFKLPPIIANAFEKAFARQPTEKEVAASIEFIEAQAKVRTERGEAEPRLAALTDYCQSLFGLNEFIYVD, via the coding sequence ATGACGTTTCCGTTCGATCGTCGTCTTCCAATTTTTGCCCTCATATTTGGCTTGTTTGGCGTGGTCGCTTTCACCCAAGCTACCTCGGCCCAAGATTCCCAGCCGAAGAAGGTCCCTATCGAGAAGGTTGACTTTGTCCGCGATATCCAACCGATCCTGCGCGACAACTGTTACGAGTGTCACGCCGGTAGCACGGAAGAAGGGAGCTTAAATCTCGGCATCCACGCCCGAGCGATGGAGGGAGGTGACAGCGGCGAGGTGATTCTGCCCGGCAAGAGCCAAGAGAGCTTACTTCTTCAATTGGTATCAGGCGCGGAAGAAGGTCGCTTGATGCCGCCCGAAGGGAATTCGCCTCTCACCAAAGAACAGATCACGCTACTTCGTACCTGGATCGATCAAGGTGCCACCTGGCCTGCCGACGCCGACGTGATCGACCCGAAGCTGGATCGCGCGAAGAAGCATTGGGCCTTCCAGCGTTTGAAGTCTGTTGAACCGCCACCATCTCTCGCCAACGATTCGTGGTCGAAGGGGCCGATCGATCGATTTGTTTTCGCCCGGTTGAACGAGGCAGGTCTACATCCTTCGAAGCCCGCCGCTGCCCGCACGTTGGTCCGCCGGTTGTATTTCGATTTGATCGGGCTACCACCGACACCGCAGCAAACGGCAGAGTTTCTCACCGCATACAAGGCCGATCCAGACGAAGCAGTCGCGCATCTGGTCGATCAGCTTCTGGCCTCTCCGCGCTATGGCGAACGTTGGGGGCGGCATTGGTTGGATGTCGCCCGCTACGCTGATAGCGATGGTCAGGAGGCCGACAAGGATCGTCCGCACGCGTACGTCTATCGCGACTTCGTGATTCAAGCGTTTAACGACAACATGCCGTACGATCAGTTCGTTCGATGGCAACTCGCCGGTGACGAGTTTCAGCCGAAAAGTGACGCAGCCGTTTCTGCCACTGGCTTTCTCACCTCGGGTCCCGCGTTCAAGCTGCCCGATACTTTCCTGGAACGCGAACGCCTACTGAATCGCTACAACGAACTGGACGATGTGATCTCGACCGTTGGCTCTGGCTTTCTCGGTATCACCGTTGCTTGCGCTCGCTGTCACGATCACAAATACGATGCGTTCTCGGCAAAAGAGTATTACCAACTGTTGGGCGTCTTTCACAGCGGCGACCGCGTGACGGATAAATTACCCAGTGGAAAGGAAGGCTTTTTCTTCCAGGACTTTGATGCCAAACGGCGCACCACCTGGCTGTTCCGCCGGAGCGATTTCTACGATCGTGAGATCGAGCTTGATATCGGGTTCCCTGCGATGCTCTCCGTCGAGGAAGATGCCCAAGACTTCTGGCAGACCGCTCAGCAAGCTTACCGAGAACACTTCGGCGAACCGAAAAGTACCTTACAGCGGCGTGCTTTGGCCCAGTGGATGACCGACACCGAACATGGTGGCGGAGCATTGTTGGCCCGCGTGATGGTCAATCGTGTCTGGCATCATCACTTCGGTAAAGGGCTCGTTGGTACGACCAGTGACTTCGGTGTTCGAGGCGATGCCCCAACCCATCCGCAGTTGCTGGAATACCTGACCAGCGAGTTCGTCGCCACCGGCTGGGACATCAAATCGCTCCACCGCCAAATCTTGACCAGCGCTGTCTGGCAACAAGCCAGTCAGCGTGGCGCGGCGGACGAGCGGGGCTTGGAGGTCGATCCTGCCAACCACTTGCTCTGGCGAATGACGCCCCAGCGGCTGGAGGCGGAAGCGATGCGCGATGCCATGTTGGCGGTCAGCGACACGTTGAACTTGGAGGCAGGCGGACCTGGCTTCAAGCCGTATATCGCCCCTGAGGCCAATCTGGCTCGCAACATTCAAGGGGAACGTTACCCGAAAGATGCCAAGGACAATGCCGCCACGCGGCGCCGCAGCGTCTACATGTTCCACAAGCGGCTGATCCCCTACCCCATGTTTCAAGCGTTCGATCGCCCCGACCTGATGACCAGCTGCGCGGCCCGGCAAAATACGACGGTGGCCCCCCAGGCAATGGTGATCTTAAACGATGGTTTCGTCCGCGCGGTGGCTCACGACTTCGCCAGCTTGCTGGTGCAAAAGGAAGTGGGCGAATCGAGCGGAAACGACTTCAAGTTACCGCCGATCATCGCCAACGCCTTCGAGAAAGCCTTCGCTCGCCAGCCGACGGAGAAGGAAGTGGCCGCCTCGATCGAGTTCATCGAGGCCCAAGCTAAGGTACGTACCGAACGAGGCGAAGCAGAACCCCGTCTCGCAGCGCTGACCGACTATTGCCAGTCGTTGTTCGGACTCAACGAATTCATTTACGTCGATTAA
- a CDS encoding YbaB/EbfC family nucleoid-associated protein gives MFKNLANIAGIMQQATQVGKEMKAMQEELRNKRVKGSAGAGLVEAICTGHGELVSINIDPKLIADGDKDLIEELIPQAVNEAQAKGKQLHQEMMQSVTSGLNVPGLDEAMSQFGQ, from the coding sequence GTGTTTAAGAACCTTGCCAATATCGCCGGCATCATGCAGCAGGCCACTCAGGTCGGCAAAGAAATGAAGGCCATGCAGGAAGAGCTTCGCAACAAGCGTGTCAAAGGCTCGGCCGGCGCCGGTTTGGTCGAAGCCATTTGCACCGGTCATGGCGAACTGGTCAGCATCAACATCGATCCCAAGTTAATCGCTGACGGCGACAAAGACTTGATTGAAGAACTGATCCCTCAGGCCGTCAACGAAGCCCAGGCCAAAGGCAAGCAGTTGCATCAAGAGATGATGCAGTCGGTTACCAGCGGGCTGAACGTACCTGGTCTGGACGAAGCGATGAGCCAGTTCGGCCAGTAA
- a CDS encoding DUF1501 domain-containing protein translates to MNKRNPLFPCGRVANLVSRREWLCRAGAGAGMIGLAGLLADEKLLAAETEAPNEPITSLVPRPGHFPAKVKSVIWLFMEGAPSAVDMFDRKPGLDKMDGKKTDIQAFFGNPGPLMKSPFSFKQYGECGQWVCDKYTNVAQHVDKMAFIKSCYSESNDHVPAIYQINSGLPRPGFPTAGAWVTYGLGSENQNLPGYVVMGNTQGAKGGPHNWGSGFLPSTFQGTLFRSQGTPVLNLKRQPQITKQDQRAQLDLMAKLNDEHMQRHTRDAEFANRMQSFELAFRMQKEATEVVDLSRETPAMHELYGLNNPRSKSYGSKCLMARRLVESGVRFIQVYSDGEWDAHDNLEENHTHHCAATDVPVAGLLTDLEARGLLDSTLVIWGGEFGRMPISQNGKGRDHNPKGFLQWMAGAGIKGGVSYGETDDIGYEAVENPVSVNDLHATILHLLGLNHERLTYFHNGRSYRLTDVAGKVIQEILA, encoded by the coding sequence ATGAACAAGCGAAATCCATTGTTTCCCTGTGGCCGTGTCGCGAACCTGGTAAGTCGTCGCGAGTGGCTTTGCCGGGCCGGCGCTGGGGCAGGCATGATTGGCCTGGCTGGTTTGCTTGCCGACGAAAAGCTGTTGGCCGCCGAGACCGAAGCCCCGAACGAGCCGATCACTTCGCTCGTGCCCCGCCCTGGTCACTTCCCCGCTAAAGTGAAGTCGGTGATCTGGCTCTTCATGGAAGGTGCTCCGAGTGCCGTCGATATGTTCGACCGCAAGCCTGGACTCGACAAGATGGACGGGAAGAAGACCGACATCCAGGCCTTCTTCGGCAATCCCGGGCCGCTGATGAAGTCACCGTTTTCGTTCAAGCAGTACGGCGAGTGTGGTCAGTGGGTCTGCGATAAGTACACCAACGTCGCTCAGCACGTCGACAAGATGGCGTTCATCAAATCGTGTTACAGCGAGTCGAACGACCATGTGCCGGCCATCTATCAAATCAACAGCGGGCTGCCGCGCCCCGGCTTCCCAACCGCCGGTGCCTGGGTGACGTATGGTCTGGGAAGTGAGAACCAAAATCTGCCCGGCTACGTTGTCATGGGCAACACGCAAGGTGCCAAGGGGGGCCCGCACAACTGGGGCTCGGGCTTCCTGCCGTCAACCTTCCAAGGTACGTTGTTCCGTTCGCAAGGCACGCCGGTTCTGAATCTTAAGCGGCAGCCGCAGATCACCAAGCAAGACCAACGGGCTCAGCTTGACCTGATGGCCAAGCTCAACGACGAACACATGCAGCGTCACACGCGTGATGCGGAATTCGCCAACCGTATGCAATCGTTCGAGCTGGCCTTTCGGATGCAGAAGGAAGCAACCGAAGTGGTCGACTTGTCCCGCGAGACGCCTGCCATGCACGAGTTGTACGGGCTGAACAATCCTCGTTCGAAATCGTACGGCTCGAAATGCTTGATGGCGCGGCGGTTGGTCGAAAGTGGTGTCCGCTTCATTCAGGTTTACAGCGACGGCGAATGGGATGCGCATGATAACTTGGAAGAGAACCACACGCATCACTGCGCTGCCACCGATGTTCCCGTGGCTGGCCTGCTTACCGATTTGGAAGCCCGCGGTCTGCTCGACTCAACCTTGGTGATTTGGGGTGGTGAGTTTGGCCGCATGCCAATCTCGCAAAACGGCAAAGGCCGCGATCACAATCCGAAAGGCTTCCTCCAGTGGATGGCGGGCGCCGGCATCAAGGGAGGCGTCAGCTACGGCGAGACCGACGACATCGGTTACGAAGCGGTCGAGAACCCCGTCAGCGTGAACGACCTGCACGCTACCATCTTGCACCTTTTGGGGCTGAATCACGAACGCCTCACCTACTTCCACAACGGCCGCAGCTATCGCCTGACCGACGTCGCCGGCAAGGTGATTCAAGAGATCTTGGCCTAG
- a CDS encoding TVP38/TMEM64 family protein gives MELENELDYEMRDRLVSPEEIDANPWLKTWGFRFAILAAVAGLVGIMYYEFSDYLSLEYLATKEAALRDLQSEHPIASYAIVFLLYTVLLAIGVPLCALMTIICGWLFGFVPAILLASFGSTAAGALNFIGCRYFCREWVEKTLGDTLEKFNEQLEESAAFYLFVTRLIPQIPFVLVNLLMGLSPISLKTFWWVSQLAMLPALLVFVWIGTTLPNLKTISEEGMSSVLSWQLMLSLAATGLIPLLIRFALHGYEKKKEKKKHAPA, from the coding sequence ATGGAACTTGAAAATGAACTCGACTACGAAATGCGCGACCGACTCGTTTCGCCGGAAGAGATTGATGCGAATCCCTGGCTCAAGACGTGGGGCTTCCGGTTCGCGATCTTGGCGGCTGTTGCCGGACTCGTTGGCATCATGTACTACGAATTCAGCGACTATTTGTCGCTGGAATACTTAGCCACGAAGGAAGCTGCTCTGCGTGATCTGCAGTCGGAGCACCCGATTGCTTCGTATGCGATCGTGTTTCTGCTGTATACCGTGCTGCTGGCGATCGGCGTTCCGCTGTGTGCGCTGATGACGATCATCTGTGGCTGGCTGTTTGGTTTCGTTCCCGCCATCTTGTTGGCAAGTTTCGGATCAACCGCCGCCGGTGCCCTGAATTTCATCGGTTGTCGTTACTTCTGCCGGGAATGGGTCGAGAAAACTTTGGGAGACACGCTCGAGAAGTTCAACGAGCAGTTGGAAGAAAGTGCCGCCTTTTACCTGTTTGTCACACGTCTGATCCCGCAGATCCCATTTGTGCTGGTCAATCTCCTGATGGGACTTTCGCCGATCAGTCTTAAAACCTTCTGGTGGGTCAGCCAACTGGCCATGTTGCCGGCGCTGCTGGTATTTGTGTGGATCGGAACGACGCTCCCTAACTTGAAGACGATCTCCGAAGAAGGGATGTCGTCCGTCTTATCGTGGCAGTTGATGCTGAGCCTGGCCGCGACAGGGCTGATTCCACTGCTGATTCGCTTCGCGCTCCACGGTTACGAAAAGAAGAAAGAGAAGAAGAAGCACGCGCCTGCTTAA
- the recR gene encoding recombination mediator RecR, translating to MAQLTESVVRLIDQLSKLPGIGRKSAERVAYHLLRVPTDDALGLADAIRDVKQNVRYCAQCFNLSEGELCTVCQDPQRDKSLLCVVEQPRDLIALEQSGVFPGLYHVLLGRIAPLEGVGPDQLTIEALVNRVAKGDIREVIMATNPTTEGDGTALHISSLLAEYPVKLTRLARGVTAGSVLEFANKEVLADALTGRQSL from the coding sequence ATGGCACAGCTGACGGAATCGGTCGTTCGATTGATCGACCAGTTGTCGAAACTCCCAGGCATCGGCCGTAAAAGTGCCGAGCGGGTCGCCTACCATCTGCTTCGTGTTCCCACGGACGACGCCCTCGGTTTGGCTGATGCCATTCGTGACGTCAAACAAAATGTCCGGTACTGCGCCCAATGTTTCAACCTTTCCGAAGGGGAACTGTGCACCGTGTGCCAGGACCCCCAGCGCGATAAGTCGCTGCTTTGCGTGGTCGAACAACCGCGCGATCTGATTGCGTTGGAACAGTCTGGCGTCTTCCCAGGCTTGTACCACGTCCTTCTTGGCCGGATCGCTCCGCTCGAAGGCGTTGGCCCCGATCAACTCACGATCGAAGCCTTGGTCAATCGTGTGGCCAAGGGAGACATTCGTGAAGTGATCATGGCCACCAACCCGACAACCGAAGGGGACGGCACAGCATTGCACATTTCGAGCCTGCTGGCCGAGTACCCCGTAAAATTAACCCGTTTGGCACGAGGCGTGACCGCTGGAAGCGTTCTCGAGTTCGCCAACAAAGAAGTCCTGGCCGATGCCTTGACCGGCCGCCAGTCACTTTAA
- the pyrF gene encoding orotidine-5'-phosphate decarboxylase — protein sequence MANFSDRLHDAIVRTAAPVVVGLDPRFESLPQTLLGDHRGTHDPKVKAGLYLVFCREVIDAVYQHVPAVKPQSAFFEELGPAGMIVLAEVIQYAREKGLLVILDAKRNDIGSTATAYAKGMLGPNSPWQADCLTISPYLGDDSLTPFVETAIANEAGLFCLVKTSNPGGKMLQDLVVDDQPIYRHVGAYVEGLAQQTRGNCGFGAVGAVVGATYPDQLSELRTAMPSTWFLVPGYGSQGGGAKDVAGGFNENGIGSIVNNSRGIIFAYSREPFASKYEPKQWQRAVEDATLEMIADLQEHTTAGKLKG from the coding sequence ATGGCCAATTTTTCGGATCGTTTGCACGACGCGATTGTTCGCACGGCGGCCCCTGTGGTGGTCGGCCTGGATCCACGCTTTGAATCACTGCCTCAAACCTTGTTGGGGGATCATCGCGGAACACACGACCCGAAAGTGAAGGCGGGCCTTTATTTGGTTTTCTGCCGCGAAGTGATCGACGCCGTCTATCAACACGTGCCAGCCGTCAAACCGCAGTCGGCGTTCTTTGAGGAACTGGGCCCAGCCGGCATGATCGTGTTGGCCGAAGTGATTCAGTACGCTCGCGAGAAAGGCCTGTTGGTGATTCTCGACGCCAAGCGGAATGATATCGGCTCGACTGCAACCGCCTACGCCAAAGGCATGCTCGGTCCCAACAGTCCCTGGCAAGCCGACTGCCTGACGATCAGCCCCTACCTGGGTGATGATAGCCTGACACCGTTCGTCGAAACGGCCATCGCCAACGAGGCGGGTCTGTTCTGCCTGGTGAAAACCTCGAACCCAGGCGGCAAGATGCTGCAAGACTTGGTCGTCGACGATCAGCCAATCTATCGTCACGTCGGCGCTTACGTCGAAGGGCTCGCCCAGCAAACGCGCGGCAACTGCGGCTTCGGTGCGGTTGGAGCGGTGGTGGGTGCAACCTATCCCGATCAATTGTCCGAGCTGCGCACCGCGATGCCCAGCACCTGGTTCCTGGTCCCTGGCTACGGCAGCCAAGGGGGCGGCGCAAAAGACGTCGCTGGCGGTTTCAACGAAAACGGAATCGGTTCGATCGTCAACAATTCGCGCGGCATCATCTTCGCCTACTCCCGCGAACCCTTCGCTTCGAAGTACGAACCAAAGCAATGGCAACGCGCCGTCGAAGACGCCACCCTGGAAATGATCGCCGACCTGCAAGAGCATACGACGGCGGGTAAGCTGAAGGGCTGA